Proteins from a single region of Nocardioides anomalus:
- a CDS encoding sugar ABC transporter substrate-binding protein, whose amino-acid sequence MSTSRSLLPTTRRRSTPLRLGAAVLGLALAAAACGGSGDDDDKASASGGGGGGLDGKTVDFVGYGADNPWGAHFNKVFTDKLEGQGVEIRDLTTMDPGTAVTNFNQAISNKPDLIVAALLDTSSMVVPIEKAKQAGIPVLVFDGRPDPSVDGDVMQVLSDSEALGVAAAQNLVEGLQAQGKDSGDIIVITGTKSGFAAQDRMKGFDAEMAKNPSYEVIETEDGNWDPALTGKIATQLIAKHGCDGIQGAYGMADYQAVAIIASAEQAGCQVGGADGMVVTGSNCFKAGIEAIKAGTLYGTATEDPGTIAEQTADYIERYFNGEEPPATEVVKEERVTAANVADFEAQCSNA is encoded by the coding sequence CGCCGCGTGCGGTGGCTCCGGCGACGACGACGACAAGGCGAGCGCGAGCGGAGGCGGTGGTGGCGGCCTGGACGGCAAGACCGTCGACTTCGTCGGCTACGGCGCCGACAACCCGTGGGGCGCGCACTTCAACAAGGTCTTCACCGACAAGCTGGAGGGCCAGGGGGTCGAGATCCGCGACCTGACGACCATGGACCCGGGCACCGCGGTGACCAACTTCAACCAGGCCATCTCCAACAAGCCGGACCTCATCGTGGCGGCCCTGCTCGACACCTCCTCGATGGTCGTGCCGATCGAGAAGGCCAAGCAGGCGGGCATCCCGGTCCTGGTGTTCGACGGCCGCCCCGACCCCTCGGTCGACGGCGACGTCATGCAGGTCCTCTCCGACAGCGAGGCGCTGGGCGTCGCGGCGGCGCAGAACCTGGTCGAGGGGCTCCAGGCCCAGGGCAAGGACTCCGGCGACATCATCGTCATCACCGGGACCAAGTCCGGCTTCGCCGCCCAGGACCGGATGAAGGGCTTCGACGCCGAGATGGCCAAGAACCCGTCGTATGAGGTGATCGAGACCGAGGACGGCAACTGGGACCCGGCCCTCACCGGCAAGATCGCCACCCAGCTGATCGCCAAGCACGGCTGCGACGGCATCCAGGGCGCCTACGGCATGGCCGACTACCAGGCCGTCGCGATCATCGCCTCCGCCGAGCAGGCCGGCTGCCAGGTCGGCGGCGCCGACGGGATGGTCGTGACCGGCAGCAACTGCTTCAAGGCCGGCATCGAGGCGATCAAGGCCGGCACGCTCTACGGCACCGCGACCGAGGACCCGGGGACCATCGCCGAGCAGACGGCGGACTACATCGAGCGCTACTTCAACGGCGAGGAGCCGCCGGCCACCGAGGTGGTCAAGGAGGAGCGCGTGACCGCTGCGAACGTCGCCGACTTCGAGGCGCAGTGCAGCAACGCGTGA